A single region of the Penaeus chinensis breed Huanghai No. 1 chromosome 41, ASM1920278v2, whole genome shotgun sequence genome encodes:
- the LOC125047484 gene encoding uncharacterized protein LOC125047484 isoform X2 has product MHLQDPSTRLPKFRPKPESAGLKVNELQPKNESASDSLLSVLNNIFEISSVIKNSQLLSLSKAGEEVGRPPTSITTSSGTDPRNATPAHRQASAGHAQRPIVTPLHPPVSDPAQPGIRPAATSQSLHAVQAHADESHVSTNQASAPGTQDRASASNTSRTELRAPAPAPYGDQPATLSPHIITKELPKPPSRRKYPLTLPSQPGTSASPARRPSATVFFSHVTQGIASESPGPGLAQGHDSRVDAAAPHSSVQKVELSSSKARVPPATSAPVTLAPPAVKSKCEKPWVTLYMAGRLGNQLCEYAHLMVLQIEHGAQVYLMPKMHIALHRPFPKISIKVKPKECNATKLKTFPWSKLDAKLKEEGSLNASAATIGYPCNVERFWKYRDTWRKEFAFSDTIRQKNRQRMKKVLEQWRSRQGNVTKEDGKEANPVVVGVHVRRTDYIKYLAMKTGGGTPPGLRYYSNAFEYYRKKFGLVAFVVSSDDRAWCRVHLERAHRDVVVSPMGTFEEDLGLLASTAHVVTSVGTFGLWAGLLAQGSLTYPSKVGKKVEYLLTTSLNHIHTPDIIPISPG; this is encoded by the exons ATGCATTTGCAAGACCCTTCCACGCGGTTGCCAAAGTTTAGACCCAAACCAGAGTCCGCGGGGTTAAAGGTAAACGAGCTCCAGCCGAAAAACGAATCAGCATCGGACAGCCTGCTAAGTGTCCTGAATAACATTTTCGAAATCAGTAGTGTGATTAAAAACAGTCAGTTATTGTCACTTTCAAAGGCGGGGGAAGAGGTTGGGCGTCCACCAACCAGTATCACCACGTCCTCGGGAACCGACCCTAGAAATGCCACGCCCGCACACAGACAGGCATCGGCCGGCCATGCCCAGCGCCCCATCGTCACCCCTCTTCATCCGCCAGTTTCCGATCCGGCTCAGCCAGGCATCCGCCCAGCCGCGACTTCCCAATCACTTCATGCAGTCCAAGCGCACGCCGATGAAAGCCATGTTTCCACCAACCAGGCATCCGCTCCCGGAACCCAAGATCGAGCCTCTGCTTCCAACACTTCAAGAACGGAGCTCCGCGCCCCCGCCCCAGCCCCGTACGGCGACCAGCCAGCCACCCTCTCACCACACATCATCACGAAGGAGCTCCCAAAGCCCCCCTCCCGCCGAAAgtacccccttaccctcccctcccagccTGGGACCAGCGCCAGTCCGGCCCGACGTCCTTCGGCCACCGTCTTTTTCTCGCATGTCACTCAGGGAATCGCAAGTGAATCTCCCGGCCCCGGCTTGGCTCAGGGACACGACTCCCGCGTCGATGCCGCCGCGCCTCATTCCTCTGTCCAGAAGGTCGAACTTTCCTCTTCGAAAGCCCGTGTTCCACCCGCAACATCCGCGCCCGTCACCCTCGCCCCGCCGGCTGTGAAAAGCAAATGCGAAAAGCCTTGGGTGACGCTCTACATGGCCGGGAGGTTGGGGAACCAGCTCTGTGAATACGCGCACTTGATGGTGCTGCAAATTGAGCACGGCGCACAG GTGTACTTGATGCCAAAAATGCACATTGCGCTACACAGACCTTTTCCGAAAATATCCATTAAGGTGAAACCCAAGGAGTGTAAT GCCACCAAGCTTAAAACCTTCCCCTGGAGCAAGCTGGATGCGAagctgaaggaagaaggaagtttGAATGCCTCGGCTGCTACCATAGGATACCCGTGCAATGTTGAAAGGTTCTGGAAGTACAGGGATACGTGGAGGAAGGAATTCGCCTTCTCTGATACCATTCGTCAGAAGAATCGCCAGAGGATGAAGAAGGTACTGGAGCAGTGGCGCAGCAGGCAGGGCAACGTGACGAAAGAAGACGGGAAAGAAGCCAATCCCGTGGTGGTCGGAGTCCACGTTCGACGGACGGATTACATCAAGTACCTCGCGATGAAGACCGGGGGCGGAACTCCCCCAGGTCTCAGGTACTACAGCAACGCTTTCGAATATTACAGGAAGAA gtTCGGTCTCGTGGCCTTCGTCGTATCCAGCGACGACCGCGCTTGGTGTCGCGTGCACTTGGAGAGGGCACATCGTGATGTTGTCGTGTCACCCATGGGTACCTTCGAGGAGGATCTGGGACTCCTAGCAAGTACCGCCCATGTTGTGACGTCCGTGGGCACCTTTGGGTTGTGGGCGGGACTTCTAGCCCAAGGAAGCTTGACCTATCCATCCAAAGTTGGAAAAAAAGTCGAATACTTACTGACGACAAGCCTCAACCATATACACACTCCCGATATCATTCCCATATCGCCGGGCTAG
- the LOC125047484 gene encoding uncharacterized protein LOC125047484 isoform X1, with the protein MEWKGTCGRKHVFYACLGLTLIYFLQMHLQDPSTRLPKFRPKPESAGLKVNELQPKNESASDSLLSVLNNIFEISSVIKNSQLLSLSKAGEEVGRPPTSITTSSGTDPRNATPAHRQASAGHAQRPIVTPLHPPVSDPAQPGIRPAATSQSLHAVQAHADESHVSTNQASAPGTQDRASASNTSRTELRAPAPAPYGDQPATLSPHIITKELPKPPSRRKYPLTLPSQPGTSASPARRPSATVFFSHVTQGIASESPGPGLAQGHDSRVDAAAPHSSVQKVELSSSKARVPPATSAPVTLAPPAVKSKCEKPWVTLYMAGRLGNQLCEYAHLMVLQIEHGAQVYLMPKMHIALHRPFPKISIKVKPKECNATKLKTFPWSKLDAKLKEEGSLNASAATIGYPCNVERFWKYRDTWRKEFAFSDTIRQKNRQRMKKVLEQWRSRQGNVTKEDGKEANPVVVGVHVRRTDYIKYLAMKTGGGTPPGLRYYSNAFEYYRKKFGLVAFVVSSDDRAWCRVHLERAHRDVVVSPMGTFEEDLGLLASTAHVVTSVGTFGLWAGLLAQGSLTYPSKVGKKVEYLLTTSLNHIHTPDIIPISPG; encoded by the exons ATGGAGTGGAAAGGAACTTGCGGTCGTAAACACGTCTTTTATGCTTGCCTTGGCTTGACGCTTATATATTTCTTACAGATGCATTTGCAAGACCCTTCCACGCGGTTGCCAAAGTTTAGACCCAAACCAGAGTCCGCGGGGTTAAAGGTAAACGAGCTCCAGCCGAAAAACGAATCAGCATCGGACAGCCTGCTAAGTGTCCTGAATAACATTTTCGAAATCAGTAGTGTGATTAAAAACAGTCAGTTATTGTCACTTTCAAAGGCGGGGGAAGAGGTTGGGCGTCCACCAACCAGTATCACCACGTCCTCGGGAACCGACCCTAGAAATGCCACGCCCGCACACAGACAGGCATCGGCCGGCCATGCCCAGCGCCCCATCGTCACCCCTCTTCATCCGCCAGTTTCCGATCCGGCTCAGCCAGGCATCCGCCCAGCCGCGACTTCCCAATCACTTCATGCAGTCCAAGCGCACGCCGATGAAAGCCATGTTTCCACCAACCAGGCATCCGCTCCCGGAACCCAAGATCGAGCCTCTGCTTCCAACACTTCAAGAACGGAGCTCCGCGCCCCCGCCCCAGCCCCGTACGGCGACCAGCCAGCCACCCTCTCACCACACATCATCACGAAGGAGCTCCCAAAGCCCCCCTCCCGCCGAAAgtacccccttaccctcccctcccagccTGGGACCAGCGCCAGTCCGGCCCGACGTCCTTCGGCCACCGTCTTTTTCTCGCATGTCACTCAGGGAATCGCAAGTGAATCTCCCGGCCCCGGCTTGGCTCAGGGACACGACTCCCGCGTCGATGCCGCCGCGCCTCATTCCTCTGTCCAGAAGGTCGAACTTTCCTCTTCGAAAGCCCGTGTTCCACCCGCAACATCCGCGCCCGTCACCCTCGCCCCGCCGGCTGTGAAAAGCAAATGCGAAAAGCCTTGGGTGACGCTCTACATGGCCGGGAGGTTGGGGAACCAGCTCTGTGAATACGCGCACTTGATGGTGCTGCAAATTGAGCACGGCGCACAG GTGTACTTGATGCCAAAAATGCACATTGCGCTACACAGACCTTTTCCGAAAATATCCATTAAGGTGAAACCCAAGGAGTGTAAT GCCACCAAGCTTAAAACCTTCCCCTGGAGCAAGCTGGATGCGAagctgaaggaagaaggaagtttGAATGCCTCGGCTGCTACCATAGGATACCCGTGCAATGTTGAAAGGTTCTGGAAGTACAGGGATACGTGGAGGAAGGAATTCGCCTTCTCTGATACCATTCGTCAGAAGAATCGCCAGAGGATGAAGAAGGTACTGGAGCAGTGGCGCAGCAGGCAGGGCAACGTGACGAAAGAAGACGGGAAAGAAGCCAATCCCGTGGTGGTCGGAGTCCACGTTCGACGGACGGATTACATCAAGTACCTCGCGATGAAGACCGGGGGCGGAACTCCCCCAGGTCTCAGGTACTACAGCAACGCTTTCGAATATTACAGGAAGAA gtTCGGTCTCGTGGCCTTCGTCGTATCCAGCGACGACCGCGCTTGGTGTCGCGTGCACTTGGAGAGGGCACATCGTGATGTTGTCGTGTCACCCATGGGTACCTTCGAGGAGGATCTGGGACTCCTAGCAAGTACCGCCCATGTTGTGACGTCCGTGGGCACCTTTGGGTTGTGGGCGGGACTTCTAGCCCAAGGAAGCTTGACCTATCCATCCAAAGTTGGAAAAAAAGTCGAATACTTACTGACGACAAGCCTCAACCATATACACACTCCCGATATCATTCCCATATCGCCGGGCTAG